In Negativicutes bacterium, a single window of DNA contains:
- the speE gene encoding polyamine aminopropyltransferase, whose product MEVHTMQWCTEEQTSALKMSAKVKETLFTGKSDFQEVAVVDSEQFGRMLVLDGVFQTSIADEFVYHEMIAHIPLYIHPNPKKVLIIGGGDGGTAREVLRHTTVEKAEMVEIDGMVVDVSKKYLPEISVVLNDSPKNFELKIGDGIQHMADAEDEYDVIIVDCSDPIGPGEGLFTHDFYKNVFKALKTDGLFVQQTESPFYHQELIKKIHKDVNSIFPITEMYLAHIPLYPGGMHSFTIGSKKYSAADADVAKRQQIKMRYHNAEVQKAAFALPNFVKELIK is encoded by the coding sequence ATGGAGGTTCACACTATGCAATGGTGTACAGAAGAGCAAACATCAGCTTTAAAGATGTCGGCGAAAGTTAAAGAAACTTTATTTACAGGAAAATCAGATTTTCAAGAGGTAGCGGTAGTTGATTCTGAACAATTTGGCAGAATGTTGGTATTAGATGGTGTATTCCAAACTAGTATTGCGGATGAATTTGTTTATCATGAAATGATTGCGCACATTCCGCTTTATATTCATCCAAACCCTAAAAAAGTTTTAATTATCGGTGGCGGTGATGGTGGTACGGCTAGAGAAGTTTTACGTCATACAACTGTAGAAAAAGCTGAAATGGTAGAAATTGATGGCATGGTAGTTGATGTATCAAAAAAATACTTGCCGGAAATTAGTGTTGTATTAAACGATAGTCCGAAAAATTTTGAACTAAAAATCGGTGATGGTATTCAACATATGGCCGATGCGGAAGATGAATATGATGTAATAATCGTAGATTGCTCTGATCCGATTGGTCCAGGAGAAGGCTTATTTACACATGATTTCTATAAGAATGTTTTCAAAGCATTAAAAACAGATGGTTTATTTGTGCAACAAACAGAATCACCGTTTTATCATCAAGAATTAATTAAAAAAATTCATAAAGATGTTAATTCTATTTTCCCAATAACTGAAATGTATTTAGCACATATTCCGTTATATCCAGGGGGAATGCATAGCTTCACAATTGGTTCGAAAAAATATTCTGCAGCTGATGCTGATGTAGCTAAGCGTCAACAAATAAAAATGAGATACCATAATGCCGAAGTGCAAAAAGCTGCTTTTGCCTTACCTAATTTCGTTAAAGAATTAATTAAATAA